From Staphylococcus sp. M0911, a single genomic window includes:
- a CDS encoding ATP-binding cassette domain-containing protein: MLLEIEHLTYEADHRTILKDINFKVDKGDTIAIIGPSGSGKSTLLKQLNHLIEPTSGTLYLNGKPYHDYAPESIRMKVSYLMQQSEMIGTTIEDNMKFPSEARDQVFDKDKALNLLKKVGLGDYDLSAETEHMSGGEKQRITIARQLMFDPEVLLLDESTSALDTHNKERVEDIIFKMAKEGIAILWITHSDDQSMRHFQKRMTIIDGEIDKIEELNQHE, from the coding sequence ATGTTATTAGAAATTGAACATTTAACTTATGAAGCGGATCACCGAACAATTTTAAAGGATATTAATTTCAAGGTGGATAAAGGTGACACTATAGCGATTATTGGACCTTCCGGAAGTGGAAAGAGCACACTTTTAAAGCAACTTAATCATTTGATTGAACCTACATCGGGCACATTGTATTTAAACGGTAAACCTTATCATGACTACGCACCTGAAAGTATTCGTATGAAAGTAAGTTACTTAATGCAACAAAGTGAGATGATAGGTACAACGATTGAAGATAATATGAAGTTTCCTTCAGAAGCGAGAGACCAAGTATTTGATAAAGATAAAGCCCTTAACCTTTTAAAAAAAGTAGGGCTAGGTGACTATGATTTATCTGCAGAAACTGAACATATGTCAGGAGGAGAAAAACAACGCATCACGATTGCACGACAATTAATGTTTGACCCCGAAGTCTTATTACTAGATGAATCGACAAGTGCTTTAGATACACATAATAAAGAACGCGTAGAAGATATTATTTTTAAAATGGCAAAAGAAGGCATTGCCATTTTATGGATTACACATAGTGATGACCAAAGTATGAGACATTTTCAAAAGAGAATGACGATTATTGATGGTGAAATTGATAAGA